The following proteins are co-located in the Eleginops maclovinus isolate JMC-PN-2008 ecotype Puerto Natales chromosome 1, JC_Emac_rtc_rv5, whole genome shotgun sequence genome:
- the phf8 gene encoding histone lysine demethylase PHF8 isoform X1 — protein MASVPVYCLCRLPYDVTRFMIECDICQDWFHGSCVGVEEDKAAEIDLYHCPNCQVTHGPSVMRKRRGGNKQTDGGAAARDPSRPVKTGSPQFVRELRSRTFPVADEVLLKPSGAQLTVEFLEEHSFSVPVMVLRRDGLGMTLPPASFGVSDVEQYIGSDKQIDVIDVSRQSDMKMRLGDFVEYYNSPNREKVLNVISLEFSETRLSNLVETPKIVRKLSWVENLWPEESVFERPNVQKYCLMGVKDSYTDFHIDFGGTSVWYHVLRGEKIFYLISPTTANLALFERWSSSSNQNEMFFGDQVDMCYRCSVKQGNTLFIPTGWIHAVLTPVDCLAFGGNFLHSLNIDMQLRAYEIEKRLSTADLFRFPNFETVCWYVGKHLLDTFRGLRENRRHPATYLVHGAKALNNAFRGWTRKEALADHEVEIPETINTQTLVKDLAKEIRLVEDIFQQNIGRTGPQFPGSPISKAPLTTAQNSGRPPGKKKGTKPKEVMGVLGPPITKKKSQKGLIKAEAGELDLIEIHTKHTLKKFQPGKSKNKNKLELPLEELEGKINKSKLKLVLTNGKIQGKKGGSRNGAGRAGKFKHLAVEGSSMSELESEDELQIDETPPPRRKPAGPSKKKKLSGLPRKLPRAKPCSDPNRIREPGEVDFDIEEDYTTDEEALAAHGVKGGAGGILDLLKASKQVAGLDSATLSEEAPASPSTRDAIQGMLSMANPPSSSSSSSSSSPLSISGGLTEGLGVVKEKGGKAVWMTGGVKKTRTPEKKPVIQRPGKRPIKRPARHLSEEDSPDEQEALGTCFKDSDYVYPSLESDEEDHANKAKMKRKKNWDDTPWSPKARVMPTLPKQERPARDGARVASVETGLAAAAAKLAQQALNQEQQKPAKRKYTKKQRPPAPVAPPPPVQAEPAPPSPPPAPESAADQSPDRRMDYFSASLLDHEYTAGPGPFGPGGPRGSGAMAPGVFLTSRRPSLSPQNSSSHSATSPASLASQGATGVGQGKRPKKGLATAKQRLGKILKIHRNGKLLL, from the exons ATGGCATCGGTGCCAGTGTACTGCTTGTGTCGCCTGCCTTATGATGTGACACGCTTCATGATCGAGTGTGACATTTGTCAAGACTGGTTCCATGGAAG CTGTGTTGGAGTAGAGGAGGACAAAGCAGCTGAGATTGACTTGTATCACTGCCCAAACTGCCAGGTCACCCATGGGCCATCTGTCA TGCGCAAACGCCGTGGAGGCAATAAGCAGACAGATGGTGGTGCTGCAGCAAGGGATCCAAGTCGGCCTGTTAAGACAGGCAGCCCACAGTTTGTTAGGGAATTACGGAGCCGCACCTTCCCAGT TGCGGATGAAGTTTTGCTAAAGCCGTCTGGGGCCCAGCTGACAGTCGAGTTTCTGGAAGAGCATTCATTCAGTGTTCCTGTCATGGTGCTGAGGCGGGATGGCTTAGGCATGACCCTTCCTCCGGCATCGTTTGGCGTCAGCGATGTAGAGCAGTACATTG GTTCAGACAAACAGATTGATGTGATTGATGTTTCTCGCCAAAGTGACATGAAGATGCGGTTGGGGGACTTTGTTGAATACTACAACAGCCCCAATAGAGAGAAAGTACTGAATGTGATCAGTCTGGAGTTCTCTGAGACCAG gCTCTCAAACTTGGTGGAGACTCCAAAGATCGTAAGAAAACTGTCATGGGTGGAAAACCTCTGGCCCGAAGAGTCTGTGTTTGAACGCCCCAATGTGCAGAAGTACTGTCTAATGGGCGTTAAGGACAGCTACACAGACTTCCACATTGACTTTGGAGGCACCTCGGTTTGGTACCATGTCCTCAGg GGCGAGAAGATCTTCTACCTTATTTCCCCCACCACAGCCAACTTGGCACTTTTTGAGCGGTGGAGTTCCTCGTCTAACCAGAATGAAATGTTCTTTGGAGACCAGGTTGATATGTGTTACAGGTGCTCAGTCAAACAAGGAAACACATTGTTCATACCAACAG GGTGGATTCACGCTGTGCTGACTCCAGTGGACTGCCTGGCCTTCGGAGGAAACTTCTTGCACAGTCTCAACATTGACATGCAGTTGCG GGCATATGAAATAGAGAAGAGATTAAGCACCGCAGACTTGTTCAGGTTTCCCAACTTTGAGACTGTGTGCTGGTATGTTGGAAAGCACCTTCTTGATACATTCAGAG GTTTAAGAGAAAACCGTCGACATCCTGCCACTTACCTGGTCCACGGAGCTAAGGCTTTAAACAATGCCTTCCGCGGCTGGACTCGTAAAGAG GCTTTAGCAGATCATGAAGTGGAGATTCCAGAAACCATCAATACTCAGACATTAGTGAAGGACCTGGCCAAGGAGATTCGTCTGGTTGAG GACATCTTCCAGCAAAACATTGGTCGCACCGGACCTCAGTTTCCTGGTTCTCCAATCTCAAAAGCTCCTCTAACCACCGCTCAGAATTCAGGACGCCCCcctggaaaaaagaaaggaaccAAGCCCAAGGAAGTGATGGGGGTTCTTGGGCCCCCAATAACCAAGAAGAAGAGTCAGAAGGGGCTAATTAAGGCAGAAGCAGGAGAGCTTGACCTAATTGAGAtccacaccaaacacacactcaaaaaatTCCAACCTGGCaagtcaaaaaacaaaaacaag CTGGAGTTGCCTTTAGAGGAGCTTGAAGGGAagataaacaaaagcaaactgAAACTTGTGCTGACCAATGGGAAAATCCAAGG TAAAAAGGGAGGCAGCAGAAATGGTGCAGGAAGGGCAGGAAAGTTCAAACATCTTGCAGTGGAGGGATCGAGCATGTCTGAATTGGAGTCTGAGGATGAGCTGCAGATTGATGAGACCCCTCCTCCACGGCGCAAGCCCGCAGGACCCAGCAAAAAGAAGAAACTAAGCg GTCTTCCAAGGAAACTGCCTAGAGCTAAACCTTGCTCTGACCCCAATCGCATCAGGGAGCCAGGAGAGGTAGACTTTGACATTGAG GAGGATTACACCACAGATGAAGAGGCCCTAGCTGCCCACGGGGTGAAGGGCGGTGCAGGGGGCATTCTCGACTTATTGAAGGCCAGCAAGCAAGTGGCAGGCTTGGACTCTGCAACACTCAG TGAGGAAGCCCCAGCTTCTCCCAGCACTCGAGATGCCATACAGGGTATGCTGTCCATGGCCAACCCCCCTTCCTcgtcctcatcttcctcttcttcatctcccCTATCCATTTCTGGAGGATTGACAGAGGGATTGGGTGTTGTCAAGGAAAAGGGTGGCAAGGCTGTGTGGATGACGGGAGGGGTCAAAAAGACAAGAACTCCTGAGAAGAAACCTGTCATCCAGCGGCCAGGGAAACGGCCAATTAAACGACCCGCCCGTCACCTTAGTGAGGAAGACAGTCCTGATGAGCAAGAGGCTCTCGGAACCTGTTTTAAAGATTCAGACTATG TTTATCCGTCCTTGGAGTCTGATGAGGAGGACCATGCTAACAAGGCTAAGATGAAGCGGAAGAAAAACTGGGATGACACACCTTGGAGCCCGAAAG CCAGGGTGATGCCCACCCTTCCCAAACAGGAACGGCCTGCCAGAGATGGAGCTCGAGTCGCATCTGTAGAGACCGGTCTTGCAGCAGCTGCTGCCAAACTGGCACAACAA GCTCTGAACCAGGAGCAGCAAAAACCTGCTAAAAGGAAGTACACCAAGAAGCAGCGTCCTCCCGCTCCCGTGGCCCCTCCTCCCCCTGTTCAGGCTGAGCCAGCCCCACCCTCACCACCACCTGCTCCAGAGTCGGCAGCAGACCAAAGCCCAGACAGGAGAATGGATTATTTCTCTGCTAGTCTGTTGGACCATGAATACACCGCAGGGCCAGGACCTTTTGGCCCTGGTGGCCCTCGAGGCAGCGGAGCAATGGCCCCTGGTGTATTTCTTACTTCACGCCGACCTTCACTTTCTCCGCAGAACAGCAGCTCTCACTCTGCTACATCCCCTGCAAGTTTAGCCAGCCAGGGAGCAACAGGAGTTGGTCAAG GGAAACGTCCAAAGAAAGGACTTGCAACTGCAAAACAGAGACTTGGAAAAATTCTGAAGATTCACCGCAATGGAAAACTTCTCTTGTGA
- the phf8 gene encoding histone lysine demethylase PHF8 isoform X2 → MASVPVYCLCRLPYDVTRFMIECDICQDWFHGSCVGVEEDKAAEIDLYHCPNCQVTHGPSVMRKRRGGNKQTDGGAAARDPSRPVKTGSPQFVRELRSRTFPVADEVLLKPSGAQLTVEFLEEHSFSVPVMVLRRDGLGMTLPPASFGVSDVEQYIGSDKQIDVIDVSRQSDMKMRLGDFVEYYNSPNREKVLNVISLEFSETRLSNLVETPKIVRKLSWVENLWPEESVFERPNVQKYCLMGVKDSYTDFHIDFGGTSVWYHVLRGEKIFYLISPTTANLALFERWSSSSNQNEMFFGDQVDMCYRCSVKQGNTLFIPTGWIHAVLTPVDCLAFGGNFLHSLNIDMQLRAYEIEKRLSTADLFRFPNFETVCWYVGKHLLDTFRGLRENRRHPATYLVHGAKALNNAFRGWTRKEALADHEVEIPETINTQTLVKDLAKEIRLVEDIFQQNIGRTGPQFPGSPISKAPLTTAQNSGRPPGKKKGTKPKEVMGVLGPPITKKKSQKGLIKAEAGELDLIEIHTKHTLKKFQPGKSKNKNKLELPLEELEGKINKSKLKLVLTNGKIQGKKGGSRNGAGRAGKFKHLAVEGSSMSELESEDELQIDETPPPRRKPAGPSKKKKLSGLPRKLPRAKPCSDPNRIREPGEVDFDIEEDYTTDEEALAAHGVKGGAGGILDLLKASKQVAGLDSATLSEEAPASPSTRDAIQGMLSMANPPSSSSSSSSSSPLSISGGLTEGLGVVKEKGGKAVWMTGGVKKTRTPEKKPVIQRPGKRPIKRPARHLSEEDSPDEQEALGTCFKDSDYVYPSLESDEEDHANKAKMKRKKNWDDTPWSPKARVMPTLPKQERPARDGARVASVETGLAAAAAKLAQQEQQKPAKRKYTKKQRPPAPVAPPPPVQAEPAPPSPPPAPESAADQSPDRRMDYFSASLLDHEYTAGPGPFGPGGPRGSGAMAPGVFLTSRRPSLSPQNSSSHSATSPASLASQGATGVGQGKRPKKGLATAKQRLGKILKIHRNGKLLL, encoded by the exons ATGGCATCGGTGCCAGTGTACTGCTTGTGTCGCCTGCCTTATGATGTGACACGCTTCATGATCGAGTGTGACATTTGTCAAGACTGGTTCCATGGAAG CTGTGTTGGAGTAGAGGAGGACAAAGCAGCTGAGATTGACTTGTATCACTGCCCAAACTGCCAGGTCACCCATGGGCCATCTGTCA TGCGCAAACGCCGTGGAGGCAATAAGCAGACAGATGGTGGTGCTGCAGCAAGGGATCCAAGTCGGCCTGTTAAGACAGGCAGCCCACAGTTTGTTAGGGAATTACGGAGCCGCACCTTCCCAGT TGCGGATGAAGTTTTGCTAAAGCCGTCTGGGGCCCAGCTGACAGTCGAGTTTCTGGAAGAGCATTCATTCAGTGTTCCTGTCATGGTGCTGAGGCGGGATGGCTTAGGCATGACCCTTCCTCCGGCATCGTTTGGCGTCAGCGATGTAGAGCAGTACATTG GTTCAGACAAACAGATTGATGTGATTGATGTTTCTCGCCAAAGTGACATGAAGATGCGGTTGGGGGACTTTGTTGAATACTACAACAGCCCCAATAGAGAGAAAGTACTGAATGTGATCAGTCTGGAGTTCTCTGAGACCAG gCTCTCAAACTTGGTGGAGACTCCAAAGATCGTAAGAAAACTGTCATGGGTGGAAAACCTCTGGCCCGAAGAGTCTGTGTTTGAACGCCCCAATGTGCAGAAGTACTGTCTAATGGGCGTTAAGGACAGCTACACAGACTTCCACATTGACTTTGGAGGCACCTCGGTTTGGTACCATGTCCTCAGg GGCGAGAAGATCTTCTACCTTATTTCCCCCACCACAGCCAACTTGGCACTTTTTGAGCGGTGGAGTTCCTCGTCTAACCAGAATGAAATGTTCTTTGGAGACCAGGTTGATATGTGTTACAGGTGCTCAGTCAAACAAGGAAACACATTGTTCATACCAACAG GGTGGATTCACGCTGTGCTGACTCCAGTGGACTGCCTGGCCTTCGGAGGAAACTTCTTGCACAGTCTCAACATTGACATGCAGTTGCG GGCATATGAAATAGAGAAGAGATTAAGCACCGCAGACTTGTTCAGGTTTCCCAACTTTGAGACTGTGTGCTGGTATGTTGGAAAGCACCTTCTTGATACATTCAGAG GTTTAAGAGAAAACCGTCGACATCCTGCCACTTACCTGGTCCACGGAGCTAAGGCTTTAAACAATGCCTTCCGCGGCTGGACTCGTAAAGAG GCTTTAGCAGATCATGAAGTGGAGATTCCAGAAACCATCAATACTCAGACATTAGTGAAGGACCTGGCCAAGGAGATTCGTCTGGTTGAG GACATCTTCCAGCAAAACATTGGTCGCACCGGACCTCAGTTTCCTGGTTCTCCAATCTCAAAAGCTCCTCTAACCACCGCTCAGAATTCAGGACGCCCCcctggaaaaaagaaaggaaccAAGCCCAAGGAAGTGATGGGGGTTCTTGGGCCCCCAATAACCAAGAAGAAGAGTCAGAAGGGGCTAATTAAGGCAGAAGCAGGAGAGCTTGACCTAATTGAGAtccacaccaaacacacactcaaaaaatTCCAACCTGGCaagtcaaaaaacaaaaacaag CTGGAGTTGCCTTTAGAGGAGCTTGAAGGGAagataaacaaaagcaaactgAAACTTGTGCTGACCAATGGGAAAATCCAAGG TAAAAAGGGAGGCAGCAGAAATGGTGCAGGAAGGGCAGGAAAGTTCAAACATCTTGCAGTGGAGGGATCGAGCATGTCTGAATTGGAGTCTGAGGATGAGCTGCAGATTGATGAGACCCCTCCTCCACGGCGCAAGCCCGCAGGACCCAGCAAAAAGAAGAAACTAAGCg GTCTTCCAAGGAAACTGCCTAGAGCTAAACCTTGCTCTGACCCCAATCGCATCAGGGAGCCAGGAGAGGTAGACTTTGACATTGAG GAGGATTACACCACAGATGAAGAGGCCCTAGCTGCCCACGGGGTGAAGGGCGGTGCAGGGGGCATTCTCGACTTATTGAAGGCCAGCAAGCAAGTGGCAGGCTTGGACTCTGCAACACTCAG TGAGGAAGCCCCAGCTTCTCCCAGCACTCGAGATGCCATACAGGGTATGCTGTCCATGGCCAACCCCCCTTCCTcgtcctcatcttcctcttcttcatctcccCTATCCATTTCTGGAGGATTGACAGAGGGATTGGGTGTTGTCAAGGAAAAGGGTGGCAAGGCTGTGTGGATGACGGGAGGGGTCAAAAAGACAAGAACTCCTGAGAAGAAACCTGTCATCCAGCGGCCAGGGAAACGGCCAATTAAACGACCCGCCCGTCACCTTAGTGAGGAAGACAGTCCTGATGAGCAAGAGGCTCTCGGAACCTGTTTTAAAGATTCAGACTATG TTTATCCGTCCTTGGAGTCTGATGAGGAGGACCATGCTAACAAGGCTAAGATGAAGCGGAAGAAAAACTGGGATGACACACCTTGGAGCCCGAAAG CCAGGGTGATGCCCACCCTTCCCAAACAGGAACGGCCTGCCAGAGATGGAGCTCGAGTCGCATCTGTAGAGACCGGTCTTGCAGCAGCTGCTGCCAAACTGGCACAACAA GAGCAGCAAAAACCTGCTAAAAGGAAGTACACCAAGAAGCAGCGTCCTCCCGCTCCCGTGGCCCCTCCTCCCCCTGTTCAGGCTGAGCCAGCCCCACCCTCACCACCACCTGCTCCAGAGTCGGCAGCAGACCAAAGCCCAGACAGGAGAATGGATTATTTCTCTGCTAGTCTGTTGGACCATGAATACACCGCAGGGCCAGGACCTTTTGGCCCTGGTGGCCCTCGAGGCAGCGGAGCAATGGCCCCTGGTGTATTTCTTACTTCACGCCGACCTTCACTTTCTCCGCAGAACAGCAGCTCTCACTCTGCTACATCCCCTGCAAGTTTAGCCAGCCAGGGAGCAACAGGAGTTGGTCAAG GGAAACGTCCAAAGAAAGGACTTGCAACTGCAAAACAGAGACTTGGAAAAATTCTGAAGATTCACCGCAATGGAAAACTTCTCTTGTGA